A genomic region of Fodinisporobacter ferrooxydans contains the following coding sequences:
- a CDS encoding DUF4357 domain-containing protein: protein MKTKLTAQETPLHKVFSDDYLFTVPSVQRPYSWTTDEAGELLDDLLEFINHYGISENNISHVDEPYFLGSIVLVKNDGPKAEVLDGQQRLTTLTILFSVLRDILSDDYANDIEQMVVQKGSKILGTQDTYRLHLRKRDDEFLKKYIQAKGMTHKLTKDTSFKTDSQKAIMENALYFMERLNELDEETVKTLPLVLATLCFIVVVSTPNFDSAFRIFTVLNDRGLDLLPSDIFKARVIGAIPDNEQDFYTSKWEDVEVSLGRDRFNKLFDHIRMIIQKRKGSANYKDEYEDIFSKVTGKFFINDILIPYSDIYLKLVDYQSFYSHQPKILKILSLLNRIDNNDWIPVAMYYIQQYKDNLEGFLNLLEQFAGISMVLRKNFNWRMSKYSQILRQMEKGINIFSEESLLTVSDDDKRAVLERLNGDVYTELKDTVRRYVLLRLDSLLTNGQPFYDHSVITVEHVLPQTPKVGSEWLTNFPNPSEYVHKLGNLVLLTRSKNSQAQNYDFNKKKTSYFQSKNGVTTFALTTQVIQENEWTPRVLEDRQKKLINLLRNAWDLNVSNTNISYNTEIVLNQSIDSHLLQKYFINAARGANAVGTPVYNGFKVFKDSFFADSVSDSYQQNYLEMRKNLIEKGLLVAKKDRGLYLTEDYTFSSPSTAAAIVMGRSANGLTEWKTISGELLRDLEKNG, encoded by the coding sequence ATGAAAACAAAGTTAACAGCCCAAGAAACTCCTTTACATAAAGTATTTTCAGATGATTATTTATTCACTGTTCCTTCTGTTCAACGGCCATACTCGTGGACAACAGATGAAGCAGGGGAGCTTTTGGATGATTTATTGGAATTTATTAATCACTATGGTATTTCAGAAAATAATATCAGCCATGTTGACGAGCCTTATTTTCTAGGGAGTATTGTTTTAGTCAAAAATGATGGTCCAAAAGCTGAGGTATTGGATGGTCAACAACGATTGACTACACTAACTATTTTATTTTCTGTACTACGTGACATTCTCAGTGATGATTACGCTAATGATATTGAACAAATGGTGGTACAGAAGGGTAGCAAAATATTAGGTACACAGGATACATATAGACTGCATTTGCGCAAAAGAGATGATGAATTCTTAAAAAAATACATACAAGCAAAAGGCATGACACATAAGTTAACAAAGGATACATCATTCAAGACAGACAGCCAAAAAGCAATTATGGAAAATGCACTGTATTTTATGGAACGCTTAAATGAATTAGATGAAGAGACAGTAAAAACACTCCCTTTAGTTTTAGCCACCCTTTGTTTTATTGTTGTAGTTTCTACCCCCAATTTTGATTCAGCTTTTCGGATATTTACTGTTCTAAATGATCGGGGGTTGGATTTACTTCCAAGTGATATATTTAAAGCACGTGTAATAGGAGCAATCCCTGATAATGAACAAGATTTCTATACAAGTAAGTGGGAAGATGTTGAAGTCTCTTTAGGACGGGATAGGTTCAATAAATTATTTGATCATATAAGGATGATAATCCAAAAAAGAAAAGGTAGTGCAAATTATAAAGATGAATATGAGGATATCTTCTCGAAAGTAACTGGAAAATTTTTCATTAATGACATTTTAATCCCATACAGTGATATTTATTTGAAACTTGTTGATTATCAATCCTTTTACAGCCATCAACCCAAGATATTAAAAATATTAAGCTTGCTTAATCGAATTGATAATAATGATTGGATTCCCGTAGCAATGTATTATATTCAACAATATAAAGATAATTTGGAAGGGTTTTTAAATCTGTTGGAGCAGTTTGCAGGTATCAGCATGGTCTTGCGGAAAAACTTCAATTGGCGTATGTCTAAGTATTCACAAATTCTAAGGCAAATGGAGAAAGGAATTAATATCTTTTCTGAGGAATCTTTATTAACGGTTTCAGATGATGACAAAAGGGCAGTTTTGGAAAGGTTAAATGGAGATGTTTATACAGAGTTAAAAGATACAGTAAGGAGATACGTTTTGCTTCGCTTAGATTCATTACTGACAAACGGACAACCTTTCTATGATCATTCCGTTATTACAGTTGAGCATGTTCTACCGCAAACACCTAAAGTGGGTAGTGAATGGTTAACAAATTTCCCTAATCCATCTGAATATGTGCACAAACTAGGGAATTTGGTTCTATTGACTCGCTCCAAAAATTCGCAAGCCCAAAACTATGACTTTAATAAAAAGAAAACATCCTATTTTCAATCAAAAAATGGAGTTACAACTTTTGCATTAACAACTCAAGTCATTCAGGAAAATGAGTGGACTCCGAGAGTTTTAGAAGATAGGCAGAAAAAATTGATTAATCTATTAAGAAATGCATGGGATCTCAATGTAAGCAATACCAATATTTCATATAATACAGAGATTGTGCTTAATCAATCAATTGATAGTCATTTACTTCAAAAATATTTTATAAATGCAGCTAGAGGGGCAAATGCTGTGGGTACTCCTGTGTATAATGGTTTTAAAGTGTTTAAAGATTCATTTTTTGCTGATTCTGTCAGCGATTCTTATCAACAAAACTATTTAGAAATGAG
- a CDS encoding MarR family winged helix-turn-helix transcriptional regulator, giving the protein MDLHLQSLPKNLPDRQKVLELKEKFPDMDPLSVEAFFVFLRTSGDLIKKIGTNLSCWGITPGRMMTLMALFNHSRSMAPSELAERIGVTRGTITGLLDGLEKDGLIQRMECCSDRRMINIQLTDKGVEFINEMVPSHFELIGKIMKVLDETEIGTLIALLEKVHGRVHEL; this is encoded by the coding sequence GTGGATTTACACCTGCAAAGCTTGCCTAAAAATTTGCCCGATCGACAAAAAGTACTGGAATTAAAAGAAAAATTCCCGGATATGGACCCGCTATCTGTCGAGGCGTTTTTCGTATTTTTGCGAACATCCGGAGATCTGATAAAGAAAATCGGCACGAATCTGTCCTGCTGGGGCATTACGCCCGGCCGCATGATGACGCTGATGGCTTTATTTAATCATTCCCGCAGCATGGCTCCTTCCGAATTGGCCGAACGCATCGGAGTGACCCGCGGCACGATTACCGGTTTGCTGGACGGACTGGAGAAAGACGGACTCATACAGCGTATGGAATGCTGCAGCGACCGCCGTATGATCAATATACAATTGACCGATAAGGGAGTGGAATTTATTAATGAGATGGTTCCCAGTCATTTTGAATTGATAGGAAAAATAATGAAAGTATTGGACGAAACGGAGATCGGCACACTGATCGCTCTATTGGAAAAAGTCCATGGACGGGTGCATGAGCTTTAA
- a CDS encoding HlyD family secretion protein → MDKKKVARIFIGVIIAAILGIVGYYGYENYYFVSTDDATITGNIYRIAPKIAGKIETVNIHEGDTVQKGQVLMQMEQSNVPTADSAMIKSPIDGVVIQRTGLSGEVVGAGTTVALVVSKKDLYVEANIDETKATDIKVGQPVDITVDMYPGVTFHGKVKEIDPATQSALSLLPPVNAGGNFTKITQRIPVKIAFTDGPYDFKPGLNAEVKIHVK, encoded by the coding sequence ATGGACAAAAAGAAAGTTGCGCGTATTTTTATTGGAGTCATTATTGCAGCAATACTAGGAATTGTCGGCTATTACGGCTATGAAAACTATTATTTTGTGTCGACAGATGATGCGACAATCACCGGGAACATTTATCGGATTGCTCCAAAAATCGCCGGGAAAATTGAAACTGTGAATATTCATGAGGGAGATACGGTACAAAAAGGGCAGGTGTTGATGCAAATGGAGCAGTCCAATGTTCCTACTGCAGACAGTGCAATGATCAAATCTCCCATCGACGGTGTCGTCATACAACGTACCGGACTATCAGGCGAAGTGGTCGGCGCCGGAACAACCGTTGCCTTGGTTGTATCGAAGAAAGATCTTTATGTCGAAGCAAACATCGACGAAACAAAAGCAACAGACATCAAAGTCGGGCAGCCGGTCGATATTACAGTCGACATGTACCCTGGCGTCACATTTCATGGCAAGGTGAAAGAAATTGATCCGGCTACACAATCTGCCCTTTCCCTTTTGCCGCCGGTAAACGCAGGCGGAAACTTTACAAAAATAACGCAACGGATCCCGGTTAAAATTGCTTTTACTGACGGGCCTTATGATTTTAAACCTGGTCTGAATGCAGAGGTCAAAATTCATGTGAAATAG
- a CDS encoding DHA2 family efflux MFS transporter permease subunit — protein MKESFWPAVFTILIGSFMAVLDTSIVNVAIPKMMNVFGVAADQIEWVLTAYTLVMAAVIPLTGYLGKHYGFKKMYIVSFVLFTVGSLLCGLAWSNNTLIAARIIQALGGGLIQPIGQALLYQVVPREKLGPAMGVFAISVMVAPAIGPTLSGYIVQYLDWHLIFTINVPIGMIGILMAWTFLNETEIVKTKEKFDLPGFLYAATMLTTLLLGVTKGHEKGWTSFYIVSLFAASLICLLLLIYRELTFEHPLLDLRLFKIADFSNGMIIGSLIMIGMFGPVYLIPIYAESLLGYTAMNTGLLMFPQSVFSGIVSLIAGMFLMKRFGSKPLILLGLSATLINGIMLTDINMNTTDSTIRWLLSLRGLGLGLCMMPTMQMPLDPLDKSQTGNGSALLNISRQVALSIGVAILTSVFQTNGVKHAVQLANTVNASNPINSDYLLNQQNLYMAQGFSSNDAYGYAVNSMLGLVQKYATIQAVDDALWVAAIFVAMAIPLALLIRGGKAAKKSVEEPEAAHMAVEM, from the coding sequence ATGAAAGAATCCTTTTGGCCCGCTGTATTTACGATCTTGATCGGATCATTCATGGCTGTGCTCGACACGAGTATTGTGAACGTGGCCATCCCCAAGATGATGAACGTATTCGGAGTGGCAGCCGATCAGATCGAATGGGTTTTGACCGCTTATACCCTTGTAATGGCTGCAGTCATCCCTCTTACCGGGTATTTGGGCAAACACTACGGATTTAAAAAAATGTATATTGTATCATTCGTGCTTTTTACCGTCGGTTCCCTGCTCTGCGGCTTAGCCTGGAGCAATAATACATTGATTGCCGCCCGCATCATTCAGGCGCTTGGCGGCGGATTGATACAGCCAATCGGGCAAGCGCTGCTGTATCAAGTCGTACCGCGCGAAAAACTCGGACCGGCCATGGGGGTTTTTGCCATCTCCGTCATGGTGGCTCCTGCGATTGGTCCGACATTGAGCGGTTATATCGTGCAATACCTTGACTGGCATCTGATTTTTACGATCAATGTCCCGATTGGCATGATCGGCATTCTCATGGCTTGGACTTTCTTAAATGAAACGGAAATTGTAAAAACAAAAGAAAAATTTGATCTGCCCGGATTCCTATATGCCGCCACCATGCTGACGACGTTGCTGCTGGGTGTTACAAAAGGACATGAGAAAGGCTGGACATCGTTTTATATCGTTTCGTTATTTGCCGCTTCCCTGATCTGTCTGCTTTTGTTGATCTATCGGGAATTGACATTTGAACATCCGTTGCTGGATTTGCGCTTGTTTAAAATTGCCGATTTTAGCAACGGGATGATCATAGGCTCTTTAATCATGATCGGAATGTTCGGCCCTGTCTATCTGATTCCCATCTATGCGGAAAGCCTGCTTGGGTATACGGCTATGAATACGGGACTGTTGATGTTCCCCCAATCCGTCTTTTCGGGGATCGTATCACTTATCGCCGGCATGTTTCTCATGAAGCGCTTTGGCAGCAAACCACTGATTCTTTTGGGATTATCCGCCACGTTAATCAACGGAATCATGTTGACCGACATCAATATGAATACGACGGATTCCACGATTCGCTGGTTGCTTTCGTTGCGGGGATTGGGGCTCGGTCTGTGCATGATGCCGACAATGCAAATGCCATTGGATCCTTTGGACAAATCCCAGACCGGCAATGGTTCGGCGCTTTTGAATATCTCGAGGCAAGTGGCTCTATCCATCGGTGTGGCGATCTTGACATCTGTGTTTCAAACGAATGGCGTAAAACATGCCGTTCAACTGGCCAATACGGTTAATGCATCGAACCCGATCAACTCCGACTATTTATTAAATCAGCAAAATCTTTACATGGCGCAAGGGTTTTCAAGCAATGATGCATACGGATATGCGGTCAATTCCATGCTGGGATTGGTGCAAAAGTACGCGACCATTCAGGCCGTCGATGATGCTCTCTGGGTAGCCGCGATCTTTGTCGCAATGGCGATTCCTCTGGCACTGCTGATTCGCGGCGGAAAAGCGGCAAAAAAAAGCGTGGAAGAGCCGGAAGCTGCACATATGGCCGTAGAAATGTAA
- a CDS encoding HlyD family secretion protein: MNKKSVPLYIGLIMSASVFSLYGCGAVKPAMLQVQSGGSGQGGQQQGNYLLFTGKLSGIEEVQIYPKISGRVTTVSKDIGNAVNPGDVLVQLETTDLQAQLNSAQSDLAMAQAKYQDVTNGTRPEDIQAAQAAYEQALNHYEDVKNGTRPEQLDSLKAALATAQANYENAKQELDRNQALFDQGVIAKQAFDNIQVSYQQANAAYVAAQNNLKLAEEGPTQDTLNSLKAAVDQAKALYDKARNGATPQQIEEAKAALQKAQANVNLNQYNYDNGTLKSPIKGYVAARNIDPGEMANPSSSLMTIVDTDQVYLSIDVPENELKYIKQNADADVQVAALGKTVKGKISIISPQAEPNSDKYLVKILINNPDHSLRAGMTGVVKIKDK; this comes from the coding sequence ATGAATAAAAAATCTGTGCCTCTCTATATCGGGCTTATCATGAGCGCTAGTGTATTCAGTCTATACGGCTGCGGTGCCGTAAAACCGGCCATGCTGCAAGTACAATCGGGCGGCAGCGGGCAAGGCGGCCAACAACAAGGCAACTATCTTCTTTTTACAGGAAAACTTTCCGGAATCGAGGAAGTTCAAATTTATCCGAAAATTTCCGGACGTGTAACAACGGTTTCCAAAGATATCGGCAATGCGGTCAATCCCGGCGATGTGCTGGTTCAACTCGAAACGACCGATTTGCAAGCACAGCTCAACAGCGCCCAGTCGGATCTTGCCATGGCTCAAGCCAAATATCAGGATGTGACAAACGGGACGAGGCCTGAAGATATCCAGGCGGCACAAGCAGCTTACGAACAGGCGCTAAACCATTATGAAGACGTCAAAAACGGCACGCGCCCTGAACAATTGGACAGTTTAAAGGCGGCTCTTGCAACGGCTCAAGCCAATTACGAGAATGCCAAGCAAGAATTGGATCGCAACCAGGCGCTATTTGATCAAGGAGTGATTGCCAAGCAAGCATTTGATAACATACAAGTGTCGTATCAACAAGCGAATGCTGCCTATGTTGCAGCACAAAACAATTTGAAACTGGCCGAAGAAGGACCTACCCAGGATACGTTAAACTCCCTCAAAGCGGCAGTGGACCAAGCAAAAGCATTGTACGACAAGGCGCGCAACGGAGCGACGCCGCAACAAATCGAAGAAGCAAAAGCAGCCTTGCAAAAAGCACAGGCAAATGTAAATCTGAATCAATACAATTATGACAACGGGACGCTGAAAAGCCCGATCAAAGGATATGTAGCTGCCCGGAATATTGATCCGGGTGAAATGGCAAATCCCTCTTCCTCATTGATGACAATCGTGGATACCGATCAAGTGTATCTATCCATCGATGTACCGGAAAATGAATTGAAGTATATCAAGCAAAATGCAGATGCGGATGTGCAAGTGGCTGCCCTCGGCAAAACTGTCAAAGGAAAAATCAGCATCATCAGCCCCCAAGCCGAGCCGAACTCGGATAAATATTTGGTGAAGATATTGATCAACAATCCTGACCACAGCCTGCGCGCCGGCATGACCGGAGTTGTGAAAATCAAGGATAAATAA
- the murA gene encoding UDP-N-acetylglucosamine 1-carboxyvinyltransferase, whose amino-acid sequence MPKILIRGGNQLYGTVRASGAKNSVLPILAASILPVKGDSIIEDVPQLTDVQIITEVIENLGVKVQEIRPDALRLNAENLHNPKAPDELVRKMRASFTVLGPLLARFGQARVALPGGCAIGARPVDQHLKGLQALGAEIEVGHGFVDAKVPSGGLRGSRIYFDVNTVGGTQNVMMAAVLAKGQTFIHNAAREPEIIDLANYLNAMGAHVRGAGTDVIRIEGVDELHGANHTVIPDRIEVGTFLLAAAITNGDVYVEGAISNHLTPLLAKLREAGVSVVDDVKGIRVQGIERTLKPIDIKTLPYPGFPTDLQAQMMAFLTVIQGNSLVTETVFENRFMHVSELQRMGAEIKVEGRTAVVEGVPKLTGAVVTASDLRAGGALITAALAAQGVSEIHGLHHVDRGYVDIVGKLRSLGADIERDDEINTNKRIFQVV is encoded by the coding sequence GTGCCAAAAATATTGATTCGCGGAGGAAATCAATTATACGGAACCGTACGGGCAAGCGGTGCGAAAAATTCCGTTTTACCGATCTTGGCTGCTTCCATTTTACCTGTGAAAGGTGACAGCATCATTGAAGATGTTCCGCAGCTAACGGACGTACAGATTATTACAGAAGTCATTGAAAATCTTGGGGTCAAGGTACAGGAGATACGGCCGGACGCATTGCGTTTGAATGCGGAGAATTTACATAATCCAAAAGCACCGGATGAATTGGTTCGTAAAATGCGGGCGTCTTTTACTGTACTGGGTCCGCTGCTTGCACGTTTTGGACAAGCGCGGGTGGCTTTGCCGGGTGGATGTGCGATCGGTGCGCGGCCGGTCGATCAACATCTGAAAGGGTTACAGGCATTGGGTGCCGAAATTGAAGTGGGTCATGGATTTGTCGATGCGAAAGTGCCGAGCGGCGGTTTGCGCGGCAGTCGGATTTATTTTGATGTGAATACGGTTGGCGGAACCCAGAATGTGATGATGGCGGCAGTTTTGGCGAAAGGTCAGACATTCATTCATAATGCGGCAAGGGAACCGGAAATCATAGATTTGGCGAACTATCTGAATGCAATGGGTGCGCATGTGCGAGGCGCGGGCACGGATGTGATCCGCATCGAAGGCGTAGATGAACTGCACGGCGCCAATCATACAGTGATTCCCGATCGGATCGAAGTCGGGACATTTTTGCTTGCAGCAGCGATTACCAATGGAGATGTATATGTGGAAGGAGCGATCTCCAACCATTTGACGCCATTGCTGGCCAAACTCCGGGAAGCTGGAGTTTCGGTGGTCGATGATGTGAAGGGAATTCGTGTGCAGGGAATCGAAAGAACCTTGAAGCCGATCGATATTAAGACACTGCCCTATCCAGGGTTTCCGACGGATCTGCAGGCGCAGATGATGGCATTTTTGACTGTCATTCAAGGAAATAGCCTGGTGACGGAAACGGTATTTGAAAATCGGTTTATGCATGTCAGCGAGTTGCAGCGCATGGGTGCGGAGATCAAAGTGGAAGGCCGGACGGCAGTTGTGGAAGGTGTTCCGAAGTTGACGGGCGCGGTTGTAACGGCGAGCGATTTGCGTGCAGGCGGCGCATTGATTACGGCTGCACTGGCAGCCCAAGGGGTATCGGAAATTCACGGGCTGCATCATGTTGATCGCGGTTATGTCGATATTGTAGGCAAATTGCGTTCTCTTGGCGCGGATATTGAACGGGATGACGAAATAAATACAAACAAGCGCATTTTCCAAGTCGTCTGA